Part of the Desulfobacterales bacterium genome, TGAAAAAATGAAAAAAAAGAATGAGCGAAAATACAAAAGGAAAGAAAATTAAAGAGGTAATACTTGATAGAAACAGACATCAATCGAATAATGTATAGTTGATTAGATAATTTCAATTTATATTTCAATAACTATTAATAACTCCTTTAGGCATTGGATGAACTTTTTCCCCTCCAAGAACATAGCCTCCATCAAGACGAATAATTGAACCTGTCATAAATGGTGCATCATTTAATATAAAAAGTACTGTTTTTATTATGTCGTCTATTTTTCCAGTTCTGGAGATTAAAGTATGATCAAGTATAGCCTGTTTTTGTTCATCTGTTAGTAATCCCCAACCTCGAGTATTTTCTCCATGCCTGGTTTCAAAAAAACCAAGCATTATTTCATTAACTCGCACATTGGGGGCAGCAAGCCTTGCCCATGTCTCTGTTAAAAGGGAAATGCCTCTATTAGCAGATGAATATCCGTCATTAAAAATATAACTTGCGGGTCCACATCTTCCTACAATTCCAGCTATAGAAGAAATATTTATTACATTTCCATTATTTGATAGTTTAAGATATGGAAAAACTGAATTGAATACCCACCATTTTGCTCGCAGAGTAGTTTCCATTTCAAGATTCCATTGTTCTTCTGTATAAGGTCCATGAACAATTGGCCAGCCTCCTCGTTCAATATTGTTAATGAGGATATCAATCTTGCCAAACTTTTTTATTATTTTTTCGATAAGATTATGGATTTTTTCTGTTTCAAGAAGATTTATTTTTGATATGAGATAGTCATAGTTTTTTTTATCAAACGTAGTTCTCATTGGCTCAAGATGTTCTTCCCAGTCAAAATAGGTAAGAGCTACTTTTGCGCCTTCTTCGCATAAAGACATACCAATTTCTTTACCTATACCTTTAATAGAACCAAGCACAAGGGCTACTTTATCTTTCAAATTCATTATGGAATAACTCCTTAATTGACTATTAGTTATTCACTAATTTAACAAAAATCCTGATTTTCCCTTGACTACTCATTTTATTCTTTAATATAGTGTTTAGCAAATAGTTTTTCTTTAGAAGCGATTAATAATGCCGATTATTTTAACAGGCTTTAATTAAGGATAGTAATATTCGAAGATAAAAATTCGTAAGTTACATTTAGGAGCAAAAATGCCATTAAAAGGGACCATAGATACAATTTCCCTTGCAAGTATATTACAGCTTTTGTGTAATGAAAAAAAAACAGGTATTCTTAAAATTAACAATATTGATACAAACAATGAATCCATTGAATATCAATTTTTTTACTATGAAGGTGCAATAATATTTGCTATTCAAAGCAAAAAAGAAGCGAGGCTTGGAGTTTTGCTTAAAAATAAGGGAATTGTAACTGATGTTCAATTAAATGAAGCTCTTGATATTGCTAAGGAAAAAAAACAATCCCTTGGAAAAAGTTTAATTGAAAAGGGTTATATTACATTCGAAATACTTGAGAGATTTTTATTCCAGCAGGTAGAAGAAATTATATTTAACCTTTTTCAATGGAAAGATGGTGACTTTGAATATTTTGATACTAAATTAAATCTGAGATGGCTTGAGCTTGTAAAATTAAATACATTAAAATTAATCATGGATGCTTCTCGCCGAATAGATGAGTTAAACAGGCCTCGTAATTAGATATTTTTTGAACTAATAATATCAATTAAAGCTTCTACGCGTATAGAAGCTTTTTTTATTTTAGCTTTACATATATTAAAAAATATAACTGCTGGTATAGCTACAAAAAGGCCTACGGCTGTAGCGATAAGGGCTTCTGAAATACCTGACATTACAACTTGAGGGCCTCCTTTTGCTGTAAGGCCTAAATCCGCAAATGCTTTTAAAATTCCAAGCACTGTTCCGAGAAGGCCTATAAAGGGCGCGTTATTTCCAACTGTTCCTAAAAAAAGCGTAAAACTTTCCCATTTTTCTTTCTCAATTTTAAAATAAGCATTAACTTTATATTTAAATTCACTTGATGATGGTGAATCAATAGCTTTAAGAATTATGTTTGTTTCTGATTTGTTTTGTAATGATAGCAATTTTTTTATTTCGCTTTTTGAGTTTGCTTCTTCAAGCTTAAGAAATAAAGTGTTTAGATTTTTTAAAAAATGTTTATGAAAAAAAAGTAGCTTTGCTATAAAAAAAGCAACCGTAAAAAAACTTAAGAACAAGAGAATAACGAGTATAATTCTTGCCCCATAAAAAGAAAATAATGAGATTTGAGCTGTTATCATAGATATTTATTTAATTATATTTTTTCGGAATGACAAGTTATTTAACTATCATTCCGAAAGTATTTATTGGTTATTTAGTTACTTAACCTTTGGGTTATTCTTTTTTATCATCTTCTTTTTCTATTTTAGCTAAAAGGTCAGATGCAATTTCTCCAATTTTTTGGTTAAGGGTCCGTATCAATTCGTAAACATTTCCAATAGTCTTATCCTGTAATTCTTGAATTTTTTGAATTTTTTCTCCTGAAATATTTATTCTTTCTAAAACTTCAAAAGGCTTATTAGCAATGTCTTTATGAATTTGTTCTACGGTTGTAGCTCCATTATCAATTGCTTCTTGGATAAGATCTTTTAATTCTCTTAATTTTCCCATTTGTTCCTCCATTTTTGTTTGGTTTTATTAACTTAATATTTTTGTTATGATTTGAGAAAGATCATATATGGTAAAAGGTTTTAGCATAAAACCTTTTATACCCAATTTAAGGGCTGCTTCTTCATTTATAAGTTCACTATATCCTGTGCAGAGGATTATAGGAATATCCGGCCTTATTTTGAGCATTTCAATTGCTAATACATCACCAGTAATTTTAGGCATAGTCATATCTGTAATGACAAAATCAAATTTATGAGGGTTATCTTTAAACATTTGAAGAGCTTCTCTTGGAATAGTAGTTGCTGTTACCGTGTAACCAAGAAATTCGAGAAGATCTATTGTTAAATCAACAAGGGCTTTTTCATCGTCAATAAACAACACGCTTTCTTTTCCGAACCTTATTTTTTTTCCATTTTTTATTTCTTCTTCGTCTTTTTCAATTACTGGAAGAAATATTTGAAAAGTTGTTCCTTTTTCAGCCTCACTATTAACATAAATAGTTCCATCGTGTTTTTTTATAATGCCATTTACTACAGCAAGTCCAAGTCCTGTTCCAAATTCTTTATCTTTTGTAGTATAATACGGATCAAAAATTTTATCTTTTGTTGAATCGTCAATTCCTGAACCTGTATCTTTGATAATGAGCATTAAATATCGACCCTTTTTTAAATCTGGATATTTATTAATGTTTTTCTTATCAATATTGATTGGCTTGAGATTTATTTCAAGGGTTCCTCCTCCCTCTTTCATAGCATGATGAGCATTAGTTGCAAGGTTAATTAATGCTTGATGTATTTGGGAAAAATCGGCAATTATTAAGTCTTGAGTAATTGAAATATTATGGCGTATTTCAATAGTAGTAGGAAGAGACGCCCTTAAAAATTTTACCACTTCTTTTACAATCGGGTGTAAAAGTATAGGCTTGCGCTCTTGCTCTTTGTGACGACTTAGTATCATAAGTTGATTTACAAGATCAGTAGCTCTATAGCAAGCATTTAAAAGCATTTTTAAGTTTGTTCTAATCTTGTTTTTTTCTGGAAGCTCGAGAATCGATAATTCAGCGTATCCTATAACCGCTGAAAGGATATTGTTAAAATCATGGGCAATCCCTCCGGCTAATGTTCCAATCGCCTCATTTTTTTGAGATTGAGAAATCTGGGCTTCAATTTGTTTTTGCTTTGTAATATCCCTTATATTGATGACAAACCCCGATGGTTGCGAATTTCTATCTTTATATATAGCTCCACTGATACTAACCGTAATTAGTGTCTCATTTTTATTAAGTCTTTTTGACTCAATGCATGATAAAATTTCACCGTCGGCTAGTTTTTTCATAAAATCTTTTGATTCTAATATCTTATCTTTAGGAACAAAGAAATCAATACTTTTTCCATAAATTTCATCATTCGTCCATCCGAAAATTTTTGTAAATGATGGATTAATATATTGGATATTATGTTTAACATCACATATAATAACAGGGTCTGGATTTGCTTCAAGAACAGTTCTATATTTTTCTTCGCTTTCTTGAAGGGCAGCTACAGCTCTAGCTGCTCTTAAAGTCTCGCAGCAAAAACAAGCAAGTATAGCGCCAAGTTCTAAGTCCTTGTTTGTGAAATAAGCTCCTTTTTTATTATGAAGGGAAATTACTCCGATTGTTTTATCATTTTCATCAAATAGTGGAAAAACAAGCAAAGAACCATCTTTATATCCTTTCCATCCGCTTGACGATAAACCGCTGTTTTTTAAAATATCTTTTATATATACGGGCTCTCCTTGTTTTATTGCTTGCTCAAAGATTGAGTTTTCCCTTAAAGGAAAAGAAATTGTAATAGGAGCATGCCCAGGATCTAAAGAGTGAAGAAGTAAAAAGCAATTTCCTTCTTTTAGATATATACTTCCTCCCATTGCATCCATATTTTTTGCAAATTCTTCTAAAAGAAGGGGACCAAGCTGTTCAATACGATTACAGGCTGACATCAGTTTTGATGATTCAACAAAATTTTTCAGTCGCGCTTTAAATTCATCTTTTATTTTTTTTTCTGAATCTTCAGTAGTATTATTTGGATCCATTTATGGCCTTATTTTTTATCGTCAATATACTTTGCGGATAAACCAATAAAAACTAAAATAAAATAAAATATTATTATTCCGGCGGAGTTTATTTGCTTTTGGCAAACACTAATAAAACATTTATTATCAGAAGGGGTAAATACTTCAGCTTCATTTGAATATTCTGAATACGAACCGTTATTCTTGTAAGCGATTACCATATAGGAATATTCTGAATCTGGCCTTAGTTTAGTATGCGTGAACGATACACAGTTCGCGTCCACTCTGCTTATTTCAGCGTATATTCCATTAATACGCCGTTCTATAATAAATCCATCTTCATCAGAAGAATTGTCTTTCCAATTAAGTTGCACAACATATCCTGATTCTGCATGTGCTGTTAAATCAGACGGTGTATCTATTATATCTTTGGTGAATTTTCCAAGACCTAAAGGGCTATCTCCTGAATATACTTTATTTATGCTGCCATCATTTGTATTTATAATTGAAACTGTTCCATCTCCTTGGTTAATAACATAGGAGTACAATCCATCTGGAGAAAAAGTCATCCCCCAAGGAGATTGCCCTATATTGATAAATTCCTTTATTAATAAGAAGGTCGTACTATCTATTACTGATACTTTATTACTATTAGCACAGGTTACATATATTTTTGTTCCATCAGGGGAGTTAACAACACTAATCGGGGATA contains:
- a CDS encoding SDR family oxidoreductase → MNLKDKVALVLGSIKGIGKEIGMSLCEEGAKVALTYFDWEEHLEPMRTTFDKKNYDYLISKINLLETEKIHNLIEKIIKKFGKIDILINNIERGGWPIVHGPYTEEQWNLEMETTLRAKWWVFNSVFPYLKLSNNGNVINISSIAGIVGRCGPASYIFNDGYSSANRGISLLTETWARLAAPNVRVNEIMLGFFETRHGENTRGWGLLTDEQKQAILDHTLISRTGKIDDIIKTVLFILNDAPFMTGSIIRLDGGYVLGGEKVHPMPKGVINSY
- a CDS encoding beta-propeller fold lactonase family protein; its protein translation is MQRNKIFYIILLIIGYFLLPKSAYAILYGFIPNSNENNVSVIRMTDLSLITKVPVGNSPCGVAISPFGRYVYVTNQNSTFFSVIDTSDYSVTNIDIGVNSHGIALSYGGSFLYITCSDNDKVLVLESSGEHNLVWDIPVGKSPYGIDISLDGGFLYVANRNSKSISIVSLYEGLVVKEVTLEGSPYGVIGSADGQYLYVASTETNSFSIINTLDEYSINSFYIGLSPISVVNSPDGTKIYVTCANSNKVSVIDSTTFLLIKEFINIGQSPWGMTFSPDGLYSYVINQGDGTVSIINTNDGSINKVYSGDSPLGLGKFTKDIIDTPSDLTAHAESGYVVQLNWKDNSSDEDGFIIERRINGIYAEISRVDANCVSFTHTKLRPDSEYSYMVIAYKNNGSYSEYSNEAEVFTPSDNKCFISVCQKQINSAGIIIFYFILVFIGLSAKYIDDKK
- a CDS encoding PAS domain S-box protein; the encoded protein is MDPNNTTEDSEKKIKDEFKARLKNFVESSKLMSACNRIEQLGPLLLEEFAKNMDAMGGSIYLKEGNCFLLLHSLDPGHAPITISFPLRENSIFEQAIKQGEPVYIKDILKNSGLSSSGWKGYKDGSLLVFPLFDENDKTIGVISLHNKKGAYFTNKDLELGAILACFCCETLRAARAVAALQESEEKYRTVLEANPDPVIICDVKHNIQYINPSFTKIFGWTNDEIYGKSIDFFVPKDKILESKDFMKKLADGEILSCIESKRLNKNETLITVSISGAIYKDRNSQPSGFVINIRDITKQKQIEAQISQSQKNEAIGTLAGGIAHDFNNILSAVIGYAELSILELPEKNKIRTNLKMLLNACYRATDLVNQLMILSRHKEQERKPILLHPIVKEVVKFLRASLPTTIEIRHNISITQDLIIADFSQIHQALINLATNAHHAMKEGGGTLEINLKPINIDKKNINKYPDLKKGRYLMLIIKDTGSGIDDSTKDKIFDPYYTTKDKEFGTGLGLAVVNGIIKKHDGTIYVNSEAEKGTTFQIFLPVIEKDEEEIKNGKKIRFGKESVLFIDDEKALVDLTIDLLEFLGYTVTATTIPREALQMFKDNPHKFDFVITDMTMPKITGDVLAIEMLKIRPDIPIILCTGYSELINEEAALKLGIKGFMLKPFTIYDLSQIITKILS
- a CDS encoding DUF4388 domain-containing protein, whose translation is MPLKGTIDTISLASILQLLCNEKKTGILKINNIDTNNESIEYQFFYYEGAIIFAIQSKKEARLGVLLKNKGIVTDVQLNEALDIAKEKKQSLGKSLIEKGYITFEILERFLFQQVEEIIFNLFQWKDGDFEYFDTKLNLRWLELVKLNTLKLIMDASRRIDELNRPRN
- a CDS encoding MotA/TolQ/ExbB proton channel family protein, which gives rise to MITAQISLFSFYGARIILVILLFLSFFTVAFFIAKLLFFHKHFLKNLNTLFLKLEEANSKSEIKKLLSLQNKSETNIILKAIDSPSSSEFKYKVNAYFKIEKEKWESFTLFLGTVGNNAPFIGLLGTVLGILKAFADLGLTAKGGPQVVMSGISEALIATAVGLFVAIPAVIFFNICKAKIKKASIRVEALIDIISSKNI